The following is a genomic window from Gallus gallus isolate bGalGal1 chromosome 14, bGalGal1.mat.broiler.GRCg7b, whole genome shotgun sequence.
CTAACTGAACCACCCGACCCTCATCTCGTCTTATTATTTTAGTAGTAGAAGTGTTTGGTTTTATAGAGGGCAGGTGGGGAAGCACGCATGGGGTGAACACATTGGAGATGGCAACAGGGAAGGGGCCCcagagcagggagggctgcCCCTTGTTCTGCCCTTTCTGTACCTATGAGCAAGTCCTGAACTCGTAAAGGGAGATAACTTTTATACAACGTTCTCAGTGCTTTTCACTACTCTTTTTGTATACTGTAGGCTCTATGCTTTTTGCAGCACAACAGGCACAATATGACAACAAAGGGTTTATAAACGAAATAAACATGACATATTGCTCTGCTTTTATTAACTTTTTATACTTTAttataattgtttttgttttttttttaaaaaaacaaaactggtataaggaaaaaaaaagcccttagCACCATCCCTCAGCCCCTGGggcttctcctttccctctgtCCTCCCCTGGCTCGGTCTCCTGGCTGCTACAGCAGGTCCCTGATGTAGAGGTTCCTCCGCACCGCGTTGGACACCCCCTCGTTGAAGCGGAACCACACATCACTGCGGCCCACAGCTTTGCCCATTTGGTGCTCAATGGCATCGTGCTCTGCGGGCTGAGCTTCTGCAGGGCAGGAAGACACGGGGATACAGACCTTTCCCATTGCACGCTCCTGCTGCCGCACCCACACCCCACACACAGCCCCTCCTGCTACATAGGGCTCCCCCCACCGTGTCCAGGCCAAGAGGTGGTACAAGGGGCCACCCCATCCCTCTGCCACCTACCCAGGGCTGGAGCTGATTGCTGCCGTTGGATTGGCCGCCCAAAGAAGTCGGTCTCAGGctgtaaaaagcagaagaaacagcagtaaGGGCAGCCCTGCAATGCCTGCGTGCAGAGAACACAcagagaaataggaaaagagaaaggaccAAGGCAGAGGGCAGCTACAGGAGCCTCTCCTTGCCCATGCtgggctgctccagccctctgtgcTCACTGATCCATCTAAAATCCCATGGTGGGAGGAAGCCACGGAGCAGGACCTGCATGCAAATCCTGCAAGAAGGCCTTGGTAAAATGCAAACAACATTCAAAAATCAGGAGGAAAAGACAAACTGCTTTGCTGATGTTTGCTTTGCTGATGGACAGAGCCCCAGCTTCAGCCCAGGACAtggggcagtggcacagggctTGGCTCCAGCAGAGCAATCTGCAACCTCAAAGGAGTTTGGGTGCTTTGGGCTGCATTGAAGGCACCCCAACTCCTCCTGGCTATATGGCCATAGGCTGCACCAGGTGCCCACAGCTCCTTGCAGGACACCAGTGGGTAGGGCAGATGCAGGGCACTCCTGGTGTCATCCCCCCAGCCAGAGCTGCTGATGGGTAATGGCCACTCCACCCTCACTAACACTAATTAAGTTCTCTCTGCAAGGAGTGCCCAACTGGCAGCTATTTTACAGCACTTCTATTAACAgaaactacaaagaaaaaaaaaaaaaacaccaatagTGATGGAGAGAGCACATTTCCAGTAGGGAACTGCATGAGGTGGTAGGGAAGGAGGTGGGGCAGAAGTGCCCTGGGAGTGTCACAGCCCCTCACCTTGTCCCGCACCGCTGCCCTCCTCACGATGTGCTCCAGGCGCTGCTGATGGTTGTGGGGCACTGGCGGCCCTCCAGCCTTCATCTCCACATCCCCCATCTCCATTGGCtcctgcagggagaagagctctgagcacagcctcTGGGGGGACCCAGCAAAGGGGAAGGCCCTCAgaactctgtgtgtgtgtgggtggggGTATTATCATACTGCATACAAATACCTGCTCGCTCCCACCCAGGAAACACAGGATTTCATAGTTTTGTTACAGATAAATGCTCTTCTGTGTGTGCTATGGCCAAAAAGCCCACTATGGGTCTATCACTTGCCACCTATTTGGTTTGCAGTACCTCAAGGACCTGGGAAGGATCTGGCATCAGGTTCAGCTCCAGATGAGCCCAAGGCAGCACATAAACAAGAAACCCCCCAAGAGGGTTCTGCTCCATGGGTGTCCCCAGAGAAACTGCAATAAAGGGCTCCCAGGGACCAATTATCCCCTGGCACCAcgcagggcaggcagagctACATGGTTTGGAGTTGGAAACAACTTCTAAATGCCAGCTGGTCATGCTACCTGCACTGAAGAGGGAcgcccacagctccatcaggttctCAGAGCCCATGCAACCCAGGGAAGATGTGTACAGGCAGGGGAAGTGAAACTCCCACCTTGCCCCAGTGCTGGTTAAGAAAAGTGAAGGTTTCTGAGCTTTAACTGACAAAGAGTGTGGTCTTTGTCCTGCTTCTGGGttagctgctgtgctgccctgcaagCCCCAGGCAGATGCAGGGTGAGggggagggactgggggggtTAATCCTGGATTTCCATGTGCAGAGAACAAAGCCTGCAGCTGTACCTCCGCTGCCATCCGCAGGCAGAGGCACTATGTAACCCCACACAccctccagctgtgcccaccccacccccagGCTCCTTTTGGGGTCTCTGCTGCACATCTGTGCCCATCCACTCAGCAGCCCTAAGGACTTTATTCACAGTTGGACTCGATCTcagaggacttttccaaccttaacaatcCTATCCACAATCCCACTGCCCACCTGCACCCCAGGCCAGGACCTGCAGGTGCTGCACCTCCCCAGCAGCCCACTCCCTCTCTTTCCCCACCTCATTGAGGTTCcgtgcctgcagcactgcctcagTCCTCCGCATCTTCTCCATCTCGATCTCATGGGCAATGAGCTGCTTGGCCTGGTAGGTGAGCTGCTTGCGGGCTGGCAGGTCAGGGAACCTGCACACATCCTCCACGTTcctgcagggaggaggggagaacaTCAGTCCCTCGTGAACAGAGAATCCACACTGAGCACAAACCAGCAGGGCAGACTGAGCTCAGCAGGACTTactgccccatccctgtgaAGAGGAGTTTAACACAGCAGGATCCAACTTCCAGCCCTGtcctctccccaccccactgTGGAGAagatgcctcagtttccccattgCTGCCCTCTCCAGGTCAGCACAGTTAACAGCAGTGCGCAAAGATGCCCAGCAAACAGCATAGGacatgcagagctgtgctgcccctCAGCTCAATGACAATCCCGAGGAGATTATGTGCTTTTCAGCTCGGTTTTAGTGGAGGAACAGGAAAtcatgcagtgctctgtgctgagcagattGCCACAGGAAAGCCAAAGTCACATCATGCAGcccaggctccagcagcagcgcaACCCTTCCCATGAGCTGCAGtctctgctgagcagagcactgccATCGGCTGGCTTTGCACTTGTGACAGCTCAGAGCAAACGAaaggtgctgagcagagctaTTCCAGCAGCAACAAGAGACACTGAGAGGGCACCTCAGGATGCCATAAGGACATGGGGCAGTCACTGCCATGGCATAGGgtgggctgagcagcagggggtgggcagcacagggaggcCATGCCCCCACCCCAGCAGTCCTGTGGGCGTttctgtgcaggaaaaaaaaagaataaagcacTGCTCTGTAATTAGATACAGCTGCTTGATTTAACAGAGGCTAATTTTTGTAATTAACTTTGTAGCAGGAAGACATTAGCATTGCTCCCAGCTCCGGTTGGCTCTGTGCTATGTCACCAAAGGCCCAGGAGtgtgcacagccctgtgggTCCAGCATAGCAAAGAGCTGAAGAGGACAATGACACGCTAAGAACGCACAGTCAGCAAATAAACCCAAGGCTGCTACTTGTGTCCTCATCCCCATGCAGCCTCCAAGCCACGgacacccagcagcagccaggccagcacccacagcacccTGCATACCCCAATTCTTGCTAACTGAGCACACAGGTGCTCCTGTGATACACCTGGGTTTCTTGCTGTCAGCCTCAGCCCCTCCACTGCCAGCTCACAACAAGCCTGCTGGGAGCCAAGGACAGCCGCCTCCTTTCTCCCAACCTGAttaacagcagcacagccctgccttgGCGCCAGCCTGCCGGTGACCCAGGGGAGACACCACACCAGCAGCGGCCCTGAGCCAACCCAGGGGGCACAGggcttttcctttcaaaaaggaAATCAGCCCCAGAAATCCATTATCAAGGTTATTTTCAGCCCCAACACCCTCTCCCGACCCTTGGGACTCACGGGTCAAGCTTGTAGACATACTGGCCCTCAGGCAGGCGCTCCTGGTGGTAGGTGAGGTTATAGGCCAGCATGGTGCTGATGAgcgctgccagctgctgcttctccttcaggCTGTAGAGCTGTGTGTTCACCTGTGGGGAGCAGTGAGAGCACAGCTCATCCAGAGCAGTGTCCCAGCATCAAGATAACCCACAGCAGCTTCTTGTCTCATTCACTGTCTGAGAGCAGATAATGAACACCCACAAGGATCACagtaggaaaggagaaaagtttGGCTCCCTATATACCCACAGAGATCAGAGCAGGGAGAAGTTTTGCTTCCCATTTGGGACACCTAATAGGGCGCAGAGAAGGGGATTCTCCTCCACCAGCCCAAGGGGGACCCACACAGAGGTGCAATGGGGCAAAACCACAGGACTACACCCAGCATGGGGCCCAAAGTCCTCACCCATGAGCCCAAAGTCCCCAGCCCCATGTGTGGGGGTTCCCAGTGCCACCTCCCCCCCCAGTTTCATGCTAGCGCCACATATGGGATGTAACAGGGCAtacagcagccctgcctggctgcacagcacagggacacagcCCAGGCTGGGAGCCACTCACAGAGAACACAGGGGAACACTCACTGGCCGCAGCTTGGGCGCGATGATgtccagcagcaggcagagcaccTCCAGAACAAGGGACTGCTGCCCAGCACGGCTGCGGGCGCTGGGTGTGATCCCTGACACCATGGACACCATGAGGTTCTGCATGTGGTTCAGCTTGGCCAGGGCCTGCAGAGAGGGATGGGAGAGAAGGAATGGCTCAGCCACGTCCCCAGGAGGAATGAAGTACCACCAGATCTGTGTGCTCCCAGTACTCACCTCATGATGGCTGCTGGGGTAAGAGAGCCGGGGGATGCTGGTGGCTGCAAAGAGCATGTGGAATGCCACGGGCAGGAAGGGCAGGTAGCGCATCAGCTGGAAGCTCTGCccgtgcagcacagccctgcccagcatGTCAGAGAAGCACAGCCACTCCAGGGCCAGGCACACCGAGCTGAAACTGGAGTCTCTCAGCTTCATATTCAGGAAATTCTCATAGAGACCCTACAAGTGGCCACGCAGTGGGATGAGGGATGGATTGAAGTCATTGGGATTTTAAGAATCCCACACCGAACTCGGCCCCAGCACTTCGTATCCCATCCCCAGTCAGCAAGGGCAATACTCATATGCCCAGCTTTACAACCTGGGCAAGCTTCTCCTGCTCCCCTGAGGAGCTGGCAAGGTGCAGGACACGGTGGAAGCGGTGAGAAGAGGCGGTGAGGGCAGTCCTCACCCCGAGGTGTGACATCTCATCCTCATCTGCCAGCAGATGGTTGGGCAGTGAGGGATCCATCCCTATGTGGTGCCTGGGGAGAGCAGGAAGGACAGGgtgagcacaggctgcccatagccgtggctgccccatccctcggggtgcccaaggccaggctggatgcagccctGGGTAGCCTGAAGTGGTACAGGGCATCTggccattaaggttggaaaaagccCTCTAAGGTTACCAAGTCCgaccaccaacccatccccaccaacccatgtccctcagtgccacatctccacagttctcgagcacctccagggatggtgaccccaccactcccccgggcagcctgtgccaaatATTGGGTGCATGTGGAACACACATCTGCTGAGACAGAGCCTGGTCTCCAAGGTGGTCTCCTGGTCTCAGGCTTCTCCACTGCAGCTTCTGAATAAAGAGCCCACAGTGCAGCACGTGCCAGCCAACAAATTCCCCTCTTACCTCTGAACTCGTGGGAGCTGGAATATCTCCTGCCAGATGGAGAAGAGTCCCTTGTTCTGGTCCTTCAGGCCAATCTTCATCGTCTGCACCACCCGCACATCCAACTCCTTCTGACCTCGGCTGTGCAGGAACTGCAGTAAGACACAATAAAGAATAcaaccatagaatcactgaggctggggaagatctctaagatccccaagtccaatACCAACACAACCCACTACGCTCACTGACCACATCTCTCTGTGCCACACCtcccacagttctggaacacctgcagggatggtgattccagcCTCTCcttgggcagcagtgccagcacccaattgctctttcagagaagaaatgtttcccagtATCCAACTGGAACCTCCCCTGGCAGTACAtgaaagccattccctcttgtcctgttgctgttacctgggagaagaggccaaccgCCCTTCTGGGGCCACAACCTCCTTCTGGGGGTGTTGCAGAGAGCCATAAggtctccctgagcctcctcttctccagactgaaccatcccagttcctccagccactccccataagacttgtgctgccttccccagcccctGGCACTACACATACCTGCAGGGTGTTGATGCATGAGCGGATGTCATTCTCCGCCTTCTTACACAGTGCCAGCAGCGCTCCCATGTCTGCTCtcatgccctgctgctgggcaatCTGTGGGAGAAGGGAACTGAGCACTGCTCCTGCCCGTGCAGCCATGCAGGGagtggtgctggggctgctccataCCTCCCCAAGGCGCTGGGCCAGCCGGGATGGGGCTGTCTGGGGGAAGCTGAGCAGGAATGCCTGCTGCCGCAGTGGTCGGAGCGCAGGAACATACCTGGCACAGGGACAGAGGACAATGAGGGGCTGCCACTGCcgcccagagctgtgggtgccccatccctggaggtgcccaaggccacggatgggccctgggcagcctgtgctgaagctgggggGGGAGGATGTCAGACAGCCTATGGcagagggctgggggggggctacaaggtcccttccaacccaaccgtactatggttctatgattttatgatctataaggtcccttccaagccaccCATTCCACAGTTCTAAcaagctcccttccaacccaaccaccctacagttctatgatcttcaagatcccttccaacccaatcattCCACAGTTCTAATAacatctcttccaacccaatcaccctatggttctatgatgtTTAAGGTTCCTCCCAAGTTgaccattccatgattctctgaCACCAGAGCCACCCTCAGTGCAGGGGTCTCAGCTTCTCTCCTGACACCCACTGGTCATTGCAGATGCAGATGACAGGCctcagcagcaggctgcccTCTCGCCTCCTCCGTCGCCCTCCGCTTGCTGCCGCCTCGCCCTCGGGCTCCTTGCTGTTGATGAtgttcagcagcacagtgatggAAGCCTTGGGAGAAACGGAGGGACAGAAGAAGCAAGTACTTGCCATTTAGAGTAATAATTAAGCAAATGGTGGCCAGATGtaagcttgagaagtgggcccatgtgaacctaatgaggttctAGACAGTTAAGCAGAGGGTGTTGCACTTtaggtcagggcaatcccaggaGAAGAACTCAtagagaacagccctgcagggcaggaCTTGAGAGTTCAGTGGATGAGAAGTCAAACATGAGCCTGAGCCAATAgttatcctgagctgcatcaacagagaggaggcacaggctgcccagagctgtgtgtgttggGCACCAGCCCTCCAGGTGCCCAAGGCCACAGATGGACCCAGGACACCTGGTGGGGGGCACTCAGCCCATGACAGGGATGGTGCTGGGAggctttggggtcccttccaacccaaccattccatgattcaaAGACATAAGCCCAGGTGAGGCCTTACAGTGGGGGCGCCATCAATCTCATCGATGATCAGACAGTTGGGTTTCTCCTCAGCACCCAGCACCGACTTCATCTGGGTGGCGGCTTCAATGCGTATCCTGAAGGTCTCCGGGCTGCGGTCATCGCTGTGGGACACCAAATCAGCTCAGTGCCATCCCAGTGTGGCCATCCTCACAGGGCCACGCTGGCACTCACCTGGCATTCATCTCCACCACATTGTACCCCGCGTGCCGTGCGATGACGTGTGCCAGCGTTGTCTTTCCCAGGCCGGGTGGGCCACACAGCAGGGCcacctgcagggagagggaacGTGGGGTGGCACGGAGTGACTGCACTGCCAGGGGgacagctctgccttcagcccTGGTTGCATTTGTAGAGACACCAGGAGAAGGTTACCATGGGATGAAAAATAGAACAGGAGCTCCCAGAGGTGACAGTCGTCCCAGCTGGCATCATTTATGCCTATCTGATATTTATAGGACAATAGAAAAAGGTGCAGGAAACACCTTGAAGAATTATATTCCCATGAAACTTCCTAGTATCTATTTTTGCTTCcctattgtgttttttttttttaagtaatctTTCACCAAATGCTGCAAAGCTATAAGATGGCCTGTGTGTGTTATCTCTGCTCCTTTCATCCTTTCAGCTCTCCTGCTCCTTTCTGGATGCAGAAACACTTGCCCAAAGCCATGCCATGTTTGTCCCTAGTGAACAAAGTCAAGTCCAACCTCTGACAAGCTGAGGCTTCTTCCCTTTACCAGCCCATCTAATACAGCTGGCCCTGTTGCCCTATATTGTTGCTATAACAAGATGAAAATAGCAGGGTGGTAAAGTGTTCAGCTACAGCAAATGACAATAAACCCAAACACAGCAGACACTgatagagaaataaatgaaaacagctgcttaccttcaaaaggccccagggaggcagggatctccaacaaGAGATGCCCtcacttccactgccaacccttaaataaGGTCTGAGAAGGGGtgaatcctggctccaccccttccagtctttcaggtacattgcatgcacctgagctctgctgggttggccctgccttcccaccaagtgctcaatcactgtttcaggccatgacttagcatttctgctacacatGGTTAACACACTACTCAAGTGAAACAaaagattaaatgaaaaagaacaacaataaaacacagCGTATTTCTAAATGAGAGACATGGAAGCAGACTTCTCCTGGATCTgtactgaaagagaaaggacagaCACTGCTCCTCTCCTGAGCTGGGGTATGGGGGACACTGTGTGGATGTGCTGTGCACCCTGCCCTGCTCACCTTGTATTTGGGTCTCTTGTGCTGGTCCAGCTCAGCCTCCAGGATCTCCTCTGTGAGCTGTGCCTTCGTTTTCCActtgttctgctgctccttgtGCTGCCTGAAGGGGGGGTGAGCCTCGGCACCAGGCTTTGCCTTCTTCACGGGCTTCTCCTTACCAAACACCACCGTGTCCCACAGCTTCAGCCACTTCAGCAGGCAGCGGTTTGTGTACTGAGCAGCAAACAGGAATAAGAGCCGTCACCAATGAACCTCACAAACATCCAGCCAAGGGCCAAGAAAGTTCTTTCACGGCAAACCCAATCCAACCACCCACAGCATTAAGGAAGAGCTATAAAGCAACGCATCCACCCAAACCCCGCTGTCCCTGGCAGCTCACATCATCACTGAGCAGCTCTATGTAGCGCCGGGGAGCAAACTTGTCCACCCAGAGGCAATGGGGAGTAGGCTCCTCCTCGCCCgtgtccccaggctgctctgtgGCCTCATCACTGGTCTCGGAGCAGCTAAAAGGAGGGGTGAACACATGCCATGTGACAGACggaggcagggctgggagctcacCCCGTGCCTCCCAGGCTAAGAATGCTGCAGGCAGATATGGATCACACATCCAGACCCACTGCAGCATCTCACAACTGAGAGCATGGTGAGGACAGGAGCTGCCCAGACCTCACCTGTTTATTGTCTCCGTCAACTGCTGTGATACTTCCACGGCTCTCCTCCGGTGCTGGGGCACAAACAGGGTGAGAGGGGTCAGGAACACTCCACCAACCTGTGATGATGGGTGAGTGGGGCCGGGGGCTGTCAGGAAGGAGCAGTACCTCCTCATACACTTGTTCCTTCAGGTAGGAAAAGGGGACCCCCAGCAGATGGAGTGGCCGGTTCCAGCCCAC
Proteins encoded in this region:
- the CHTF18 gene encoding chromosome transmission fidelity protein 18 homolog isoform X1, which codes for MESPGDEDDFTERFAAELEVLAELEDYPSSPGPRVSQFRSRKQLQDEAGPAVGPNAKKRSQECALHPSPPPSPPAGSPMALTPKPKRQRLEAVKKLNFGGDGELAPDVFQDAVTPVPGSASPRGPHAARSQAFPSPELEVSGLGPLQSSPPTENPKRVLRRPPILGDYINVTSSEGTRVFMAVRDDSSHIGIELRDSVGWNRPLHLLGVPFSYLKEQVYEEHRRRAVEVSQQLTETINSCSETSDEATEQPGDTGEEEPTPHCLWVDKFAPRRYIELLSDDYTNRCLLKWLKLWDTVVFGKEKPVKKAKPGAEAHPPFRQHKEQQNKWKTKAQLTEEILEAELDQHKRPKYKVALLCGPPGLGKTTLAHVIARHAGYNVVEMNASDDRSPETFRIRIEAATQMKSVLGAEEKPNCLIIDEIDGAPTASITVLLNIINSKEPEGEAAASGGRRRRREGSLLLRPVICICNDQYVPALRPLRQQAFLLSFPQTAPSRLAQRLGEIAQQQGMRADMGALLALCKKAENDIRSCINTLQFLHSRGQKELDVRVVQTMKIGLKDQNKGLFSIWQEIFQLPRVQRHHIGMDPSLPNHLLADEDEMSHLGVRTALTASSHRFHRVLHLASSSGEQEKLAQGLYENFLNMKLRDSSFSSVCLALEWLCFSDMLGRAVLHGQSFQLMRYLPFLPVAFHMLFAATSIPRLSYPSSHHEALAKLNHMQNLMVSMVSGITPSARSRAGQQSLVLEVLCLLLDIIAPKLRPVNTQLYSLKEKQQLAALISTMLAYNLTYHQERLPEGQYVYKLDPNVEDVCRFPDLPARKQLTYQAKQLIAHEIEMEKMRRTEAVLQEPMEMGDVEMKAGGPPVPHNHQQRLEHIVRRAAVRDKPETDFFGRPIQRQQSAPALEAQPAEHDAIEHQMGKAVGRSDVWFRFNEGVSNAVRRNLYIRDLL
- the CHTF18 gene encoding chromosome transmission fidelity protein 18 homolog; amino-acid sequence: MESPGDEDDFTERFAAELEVLAELEDYPSSPGPRVSQFRSRKQLQDEAGPAVGPNAKKRSQECALHPSPPPSPPAGSPMALTPKPKRQRLEAVKKLNFGGDGELAPDVFQDAVTPVPGSASPRGPHAARSQAFPSPELEVSGLGPLQSSPPTENPKRVLRRPPILGDYINVTSSEGTRVFMAVRDDSSHIGIELRDSVGWNRPLHLLGVPFSYLKEQVYEEHRRRAVEVSQQLTETINSCSETSDEATEQPGDTGEEEPTPHCLWVDKFAPRRYIELLSDDYTNRCLLKWLKLWDTVVFGKEKPVKKAKPGAEAHPPFRQHKEQQNKWKTKAQLTEEILEAELDQHKRPKYKVALLCGPPGLGKTTLAHVIARHAGYNVVEMNASDDRSPETFRIRIEAATQMKSVLGAEEKPNCLIIDEIDGAPTASITVLLNIINSKEPEGEAAASGGRRRRREGSLLLRPVICICNDQYVPALRPLRQQAFLLSFPQTAPSRLAQRLGEIAQQQGMRADMGALLALCKKAENDIRSCINTLQFLHSRGQKELDVRVVQTMKIGLKDQNKGLFSIWQEIFQLPRVQRHHIGMDPSLPNHLLADEDEMSHLGVRTALTASSHRFHRVLHLASSSGEQEKLAQGLYENFLNMKLRDSSFSSVCLALEWLCFSDMLGRAVLHGQSFQLMRYLPFLPVAFHMLFAATSIPRLSYPSSHHEALAKLNHMQNLMVSMVSGITPSARSRAGQQSLVLEVLCLLLDIIAPKLRPVNTQLYSLKEKQQLAALISTMLAYNLTYHQERLPEGQYVYKLDPNVEDVCRFPDLPARKQLTYQAKQLIAHEIEMEKMRRTEAVLQARNLNEEPMEMGDVEMKAGGPPVPHNHQQRLEHIVRRAAVRDKPETDFFGRPIQRQQSAPALEAQPAEHDAIEHQMGKAVGRSDVWFRFNEGVSNAVRRNLYIRDLL